The Mytilus edulis chromosome 12, xbMytEdul2.2, whole genome shotgun sequence genome contains a region encoding:
- the LOC139499009 gene encoding uncharacterized protein, which translates to MISWVKLCYCPNYFIPEHNMFVGKIDQSNNTMLLCVLKSLQCGGIDGLLHNLFPLDNTYNGVLRTTNESPFIDLDFLLYRNICPTNDALPKRISSYYKALLRIEYYLNSELSTFIIDACKCYINFISREIAHLLPQINAKGYTYHIHKLYYTLFRRIIKTNAVSGWLLYASFYYVTGQFNVTLKITDYVLSRYSPDLMVIDSSDVDNKISKNKYKHNVHTSMSLNERLTIATACHVNYRPNSSLIPEELKLEVKCNLMNILPNAMCYCLRFLCNHHLGDTSNRQQTLRDLYIAVQENGSRSENTESNALTILGVCFDISGDKDMAYECYYEALQCNAYVCPSAEARISKLFDI; encoded by the coding sequence ATGATATCATGGGTAAAGCTGTGTTACTGTCCGAACTATTTTATACCTGAGCATAACATGTTCGTAGGAAAGATCGATCAAAGTAACAACACGATGCTTTTATGTGTTCTTAAGAGTTTACAATGTGGAGGGATCGATGGATTGCTACATAATTTGTTTCCGCTTGACAATACATATAACGGTGTATTACGTACAACGAATGAATCTCCGTTCATTGATTTAGACTTTTtactttacagaaatatttgtccaACGAACGACGCGTTACCAAAACGCATTTCAAGTTATTATAAAGCCCTTTTACGTATTGAATATTACCTAAATTCCGAATTGTCTACATTTATTATTGACGCatgtaaatgttatataaatttCATCAGCCGAGAAATAGCACATCTGCTAccacaaataaatgcaaaaggtTACACGTACCACATACACAAACTGTATTATACACTTTTCCGACGCATTATAAAGACGAATGCTGTATCCGGTTGGTTGTTATACGCGTCGTTTTATTATGTAACGGGACAGTTTAATGTAACACTCAAAATAACAGATTATGTTCTATCACGCTATTCACCGGATTTGATGGTGATAGATTCTTCTGATGTCGACAATAAAATCtcgaaaaataaatacaaacataaCGTACATACTTCAATGTCACTCAATGAAAGGCTGACAATAGCCACTGCATGCCATGTCAATTATAGACCGAATTCTTCATTAATACCAGAAGAACTAAAGCTTGAGGTAAAATGCAATTTAATGAATATACTACCGAATGCAATGTGCTATTGTCTTAGATTTCTATGTAATCATCATCTTGGTGATACATCCAACAGACAACAGACATTACGAGATTTATATATAGCAGTGCAAGAAAATGGGAGTCGATCCGAAAATACAGAGTCTAATGCATTAACAATACTTGGAGTATGTTTTGATATATCCGGTGATAAAGATATGGCTTATGAGTGTTATTATGAAGCTTTGCAATGTAACGCGTATGTATGTCCTTCAGCAGAAGCACGGATATCAAAACTATTTGACATTTAA
- the LOC139497407 gene encoding fibrinogen-like protein A, protein MSMMICGLFLLNVLLCVLSSADTNLSRNLRNYRESSEDDMKIENIMTTLLGICIHDNPDQTIKQLRKDIQTILKNIGIYKEVVKLNKQLRSEISWIVDESKEPRERKRIIDLLKQDVKGTCAATKYKDCTEMKQKMYQKKENGVYKIYPDGEKSVQAYCDMSTDGGGWTVIQKRFDGSVDFNRNWLECENGFGNVDGEFWFGNHYVHTLTASGKYELRINMVDKNNNKKYAVYQSFSIGNAASKYKLSVGDYSGNAVDKLKKHNGQMFSAKDQDNDKWAKNCASHFQGPWWYYVCDDANLNKPFGKMFWDGTLSRSVMMIRKI, encoded by the exons ATGTCAATGATGATATGTGGATTGTTCCTTTTAAATGTCTTATTGTGTGTTTTGAGTTCCGCAGATACCAACTTATCCAGAA ACCTAAGGAATTATCGTGAATCTTCGGAAGATGATATGAAAATTGAGAATATAATGACTACTCTACTAG gCATCTGTATTCATGACAATCCTGACCAAACAATCAAACAACTGcgaaaagacatacagacaattCTGAAAA aTATCGGTATCTACAAGGAGGtagtaaaattaaataaacagctgAGAAGTGAAATATCATGGATAGTTGACG AATCTAAAGAGCCCAGAGAAAGGAAAAGAATAATTGATCTGCTGAAACAAGATGTAAAAG GTACATGTGCTGCAACGAAGTACAAGGACTGCACAGAGATGAAACAGAAAATGTATCAGAAGAAAGAAAATGGTGTGTACAAAATATATCCCGACGGCGAAAAGTCGGTTCAGGCCTATTGTGATATGTCTACAGACGGCGGAGGATGGACA GTTATTCAGAAAAGATTTGATGGATCAGTGGactttaatcggaactggttggAATGTGAAAACGGTTTCGGTAACGTTGATGGCGAATTCTGGTTTG GAAACCATTACGTGCATACCCTGACAGCAAGTGGAAAATACGAACTGAGAATAAATATGGttgacaaaaataataataagaaatatGCTGTATACCAAAGCTTTAGTATTGGAAACGCTGCTTCTAAGTACAAGTTATCAGTCGGTGATTATTCGGGAAACGCAG TGGATAAGTTGAAAAAACATAATGGACAGATGTTTAGTGCTAAAGATCAGGACAATGACAAATGGGCAAAAAATTGTGCCTCTCATTTTCAGGGACCATGGTGGTATTATGTTTGTGATGATGCAAACCTTAACAAGCCTTTTGGAAAGATGTTTTGGGATGGTACACTATCAAGATCTGTCATGATGATCAggaaaatataa